The Rathayibacter caricis DSM 15933 genomic sequence GACCAGGTGCTCGAGAAGACGGGCGACATCGCCAGCAGGCTCACCAAGGGCAAGTACGACGAGCGCATCGAGGACCTCAAGCGCCAGGCCGACAAGCGCCTCGGCAACGAGTA encodes the following:
- a CDS encoding Rv0909 family putative TA system antitoxin, encoding MVDLGKLGRQAAELLKSQKAQEALRSEKAERVSDQVLEKTGDIASRLTKGKYDERIEDLKRQADKRLGNE